The Rhodococcus opacus B4 genome includes the window GAGCGAGATGCCCAGGCAGTCCGCGACTCGCTGAAGGTTTTCGATGAGCCGGCCGTCTTGGTGGGCCATTCGTACGGCGGTGCCGTGATTACCCGTGCCTCCGCGGACAACGACGGCGTGGCACATCTCGTCTACGTCTGTGCCGCTCTGCCCCAGACCGGCGAATCCGTAAGCGACCTCCTTGGCCGCGACCCGGAGCCACAGGGCGATCTCGGTGTAGCGCTCGAACCGCGGGAGGACGGCACCGCCACGCTCGAGCGCGAGGCAGCACGGGAAACCATGTTCAACGACGCCCCAGACGAGCAAGTCGCCCACGTATTGGACAAGATGGGCCCACACGCGCTCGGCACGCTCGGCGAGACCGCCACTGGGCTCGGCTGGCAGCAACACCCCGCCACCTACGTGATCACGCTCCAGGACAAGATGTTCTCCGTCGCCTTGCAGCACGAGTTCGCGAGCCACGTCGACACTGTCGTCAAGGTGGACGCGGGACACGGACCGATGTTCACCAAACCGGTCGAGATCGCCGAGGCGATCGCCGCAGCGGCGAGCTGACCCTGTCCAAAAGTGCCGGGCCGGAACGAATTCCGCCCGGTCCGGCGACGCGTAGTCAGCCGATCTAGAGGAAGCCCCTGGCCCTTTTCGCGGGGACACGCCTCGTACTCGACGGGTCGATGGTCTGGCCGAAGGCCGTCCAGCGGGGTGCCTGTCCGATACTGGCGGGCGCGTCGTCTCAACAGCACCGTGGCGTGCCATCGAGTCACCCCCGGCGCGTCTGAAGGGGGACAGCGACGACGTCGAAGCAGCGGCCGGGCGCTCGGTGTCGATCTAGGCGAGCGGGCGGGTGGTCTGCCTCGGTGCCGCTGTGCGCGGGCCCTCCCGACTCAGTTTCGGGTCACGTCCAGCGGCGGCGCAGCTCTCCGCCGATCGCGACTGCCCGTCGGCGACATCTCTACCGAGCCGGGCTGTTGAGGTGGGTGAAGAATCGCGAAGACCCGGCGTGTTGGGGGAACTGACGTTCAAGCGCATTGGGGATGGTGTGGGCCGGCCTGAGTTCGACTGGCGAGGTGTGCGCATCGATCTCGGCGGTGGGAGACGACAGAAGCCACGAATCAGCCCGATCGGGATGCGCAGCAGGTGCTGAGCTGGCCGGGCGAGCACCCGTTCGACGCGGCATCAGGATTGCGCTCGGTCGACGAAGCTGGTGCGGCTCGGCTCCTGCTGGATCGCCTGCGGGGGGAGGCCCCACATCCCGAGATGCGCTCGGATTGCTGGTCCGGACCGTCGGGTCATGGCCGAGCAGTTTGCTCGAGGCCCCTGGAGTCGTTCCTCATGTGGGGCGGGAAGCGTGCGCTGACCGTGCCGGCGAGCTCGGCGTTCATGCGAACACGGTGCGTGAGCGTTTTCGGCGGCGTCGCCGGCTCGCTTGCCGATCACGACCCGGCGATCGCGACTACATGACGGCCCGGACGGCGTTCCCCGTCCGTGGCTCGGGCGAACCGCTACTGGGCCGGCTCGAGGCCGTTCCGGCCACCGGCTGACGGTTCGTCGAGGATGCCCGTCTCGTCGATCTCAAGCTCTGCGAGCACTTGACGCGTTTGGTCGCTTCCCCGCGCGGTGGTGCCCAGCGGCCGAAGCGCCGTTCGGCTGAACCGGGGCGCCGGCGAGGGAAGGAGATCGTCGCCGGCTCGGGTGAAGACCCCACGTTCCCGGTTGTGCGGATGGTCCGCGGCCTCCGCCCCCGTCAACACCGGCGAGATGCAGGCACCAGCGGCCTCCGCGTGCTCGGACCACTCGGATTGCGTGCGCTGGGCGAAAGCGGCCCCGAGTCGTTCACGCCACCAGGGCCAGGTGGCACGATCCCACCGATCCGGCCCGTCTCCAATGTCGAGCAGCGCCAGTAGGAACTTCCAGTACCGCTCCTCCACGGCTCCGACCGCGACAAGGCGGCCGTCAGATGCTGGGTATACGTCGTAGAACGGGGCGCCGGAATCGTTGAGGTTCGAACCCCGGTCTTCGTTCCACCGTCCCTCGTTGCGCATCTCGTGACTCATGGTGCTGAGCAGCGCGTGGCCCTCGAGCATCGACGTGTCGACCACCTGTCCCATACCTGACGCGCGGGCCTCCAACACGGCAGCCGTCACCCCTAGCGTGAGCAACATTGCGCCACCGCCGTCGGCGAGCAAGTTCATCGGTGGTGCCGGCAGGGTGCCGGCGCGTCCCAGGTGGGCGAGTACGCCGGAGACGGCTAGGAAGTTGATGTCGTGGCCGGGCTGGTTCGCCAAGGGCCCGGTCTGCCCCCAACCGGTGATGCGTCCGTAGACCAGCCGGGGATTTGCGGCCATACAGTCAGCGGGTCCCACACCGAGGCTCTCGGCGACTTCGGGTAAGAAACCCTCGATGACGGCATCGACCCGGCTCGCGATCGCGAGCACGACCCGCCGCCCCGCATGGGTGCGCAGATCGAGACTCACTCTCCGCCTGCCGCGCCCGAGCCCGGCGTCTCCTAACGGCGTGATGTCATCGGCGGGCCGAGGGCGGCAGATGCTGATCACCTCGGCGCCGAGATCGGCTAGCAGCATTCCGCTGAAGCGCACCGGACCTCGGCCCCCGAGCTCGAGCACCCGCAGTCCATGCAGGGGTCCCACGTTGCATCCATTCCCGTACGGATTATCGCGCTTCGAGGGTCCGCTCGCGCTACTGCACGAGCGGACCCTCAAATGTCAGCTAGGCAAGAACGGGCGCGGCATCAAGCACATAGCTCGAGAACCCGCCCTCGACCTCCTGATTCACGGCTGTGACGTAGTTGCCCAAGCCGCCCAGATAGCACAAGGTGCTCGGCTTCTTTCCGGGCACGTTCGCGCCCAGGAACCACGGCCGATCGCCCAGGCCCTGCTCGAGCAGCGTCGCCTTGAGGACCATGTCGCACTGGTCCGACCAGGCCTCGACCCCCTCCGGAGTGGCCTCGACACGGGTGGCCTTCTCGGCTAGGGCGCGTTCGAGGATCTTTTCGATGAGATCGACCTGCGTCTCGATGACCGGTGGGTGGCTGGCGAAAGGCGCCTGAGGTCCCAGGATCGTGAACAGGTTCGGGAAGCCGGCCGCCGACAGACCGAGCAGCATCTTGGCCCCATCTGCCCACTGCTCCGCGATCGTGCGACCTCCGACTCCGCGGATGTCCAGGTTGGACAGGGGGCCGGTGATGGCGTCGAACCCTGTTGCGTAGATGATCACGTCCAGCTCGTACTCGGCGCCGCTCGCAGTACGTAGGCCGGTCGGCGTGATCTCGTGGATCGGATCCTCGCGCACACTCACCAGGGACACGTTCGGACGGTTGTACGTCTCGTAGTAGAAAGTTCCCAGCGGTGGGCGCTTGCCACCGAT containing:
- a CDS encoding CaiB/BaiF CoA transferase family protein, which produces MGPLHGLRVLELGGRGPVRFSGMLLADLGAEVISICRPRPADDITPLGDAGLGRGRRRVSLDLRTHAGRRVVLAIASRVDAVIEGFLPEVAESLGVGPADCMAANPRLVYGRITGWGQTGPLANQPGHDINFLAVSGVLAHLGRAGTLPAPPMNLLADGGGAMLLTLGVTAAVLEARASGMGQVVDTSMLEGHALLSTMSHEMRNEGRWNEDRGSNLNDSGAPFYDVYPASDGRLVAVGAVEERYWKFLLALLDIGDGPDRWDRATWPWWRERLGAAFAQRTQSEWSEHAEAAGACISPVLTGAEAADHPHNRERGVFTRAGDDLLPSPAPRFSRTALRPLGTTARGSDQTRQVLAELEIDETGILDEPSAGGRNGLEPAQ
- a CDS encoding alpha/beta hydrolase, which codes for MAKPVLLVHGAFTGAWAWDKVIAELEQRGIRVNTVDLPSRGPDGTLERDAQAVRDSLKVFDEPAVLVGHSYGGAVITRASADNDGVAHLVYVCAALPQTGESVSDLLGRDPEPQGDLGVALEPREDGTATLEREAARETMFNDAPDEQVAHVLDKMGPHALGTLGETATGLGWQQHPATYVITLQDKMFSVALQHEFASHVDTVVKVDAGHGPMFTKPVEIAEAIAAAAS